From a region of the Thermosipho melanesiensis BI429 genome:
- a CDS encoding carbohydrate ABC transporter permease — translation MQKILSKKMIPYILITPTLIYYLIFWLRPVISAIYYSFFDENNVFTLNNYAMIFKDPYFKEALINTAIFVLVSVTLEFVIALGLALIINKKFKGAQILLSIALIPMALPAVAVGAMWSSGFATYGWVNSLLYHLGIITENGKIAFLAGSDFQSLMLIILIDAWQVIPFMMVILLAGLQGLSKDSIEAGYIFGGTKFTVLRKITLPMLKPSIQTALILRIISAIQVWLIIVMIYGYRRIPVLLEEVVFYEEQLLGFYRVALAYSVIVAAIVSIVSIIYLKVSGAFEKGEQ, via the coding sequence TTGCAAAAAATTTTATCTAAGAAGATGATTCCATATATTTTAATCACTCCAACTTTGATTTATTATTTAATATTTTGGTTAAGACCTGTGATCTCAGCAATCTATTACAGTTTTTTTGATGAAAATAATGTATTTACTTTAAATAACTATGCAATGATTTTTAAAGATCCATATTTTAAAGAAGCATTGATTAACACAGCTATATTTGTATTGGTTTCCGTTACGCTGGAGTTTGTAATTGCTCTTGGTCTTGCATTAATTATAAACAAAAAATTTAAAGGTGCACAGATACTATTATCAATAGCTCTAATTCCAATGGCTTTACCAGCAGTTGCAGTTGGAGCAATGTGGTCAAGTGGTTTTGCAACGTATGGCTGGGTTAACAGCCTTTTGTATCATTTGGGAATTATTACAGAGAATGGAAAAATTGCATTTCTTGCGGGAAGTGATTTTCAATCATTAATGCTTATTATTTTAATAGACGCGTGGCAAGTTATACCATTTATGATGGTAATACTCCTTGCAGGACTTCAAGGACTTTCGAAAGATTCTATTGAAGCAGGGTATATATTTGGAGGCACTAAATTTACTGTTCTAAGAAAAATTACTCTTCCAATGTTAAAACCTAGTATCCAAACTGCTTTAATTTTAAGGATAATTTCTGCTATTCAAGTATGGTTAATAATAGTTATGATTTATGGATATAGAAGAATTCCAGTTCTTTTAGAAGAAGTTGTATTTTATGAAGAGCAACTGTTGGGATTCTATAGAGTTGCCCTTGCATATTCTGTCATTGTAGCAGCTATTGTTTCAATTGTATCAATAATTTATTTGAAAGTTTCTGGTGCGTTTGAAAAGGGGGAACAATAA